A portion of the Gadus macrocephalus chromosome 10, ASM3116895v1 genome contains these proteins:
- the LOC132466372 gene encoding moesin-like isoform X3 encodes MVEYLKIAQDLEMYGVNYFNIKNKKGSELWLGVDALGLNIYDQTDKMTPKIGFPWSEIRNISFNDKKFVIKPIDKKAPDFVFYAPRLRINKRILALCMGNHDLYMRRRKPDTIEVQQMKAQAKEEKNKRQMERALLAKEKKKRENAEKETEKIARETMELMERLRQIEEQTKRAQDELEEQTRRALELEKERKIAQEEAERLDKDRKEAVEAKAALMNQSEQQLKNQENLATELAELTSKISKLEDAKKKKDEEAKRWQTRAMAVEGDLERTEVDLKSKLMGVHIQASVHSHMHEHDETDESSAEASAELTSPDMVRDRSEEERVTEAQKNKMLRKNLKFLSTELACAVDESKKTPNDLIHAANVKAGRDKYKTLRQIRQGNTKQRIDEFESM; translated from the exons ATGGTGGAATATCTGAAGATCGCCCAGGACCTTGAGATGTACGGGGTCAACTACTTCAACATCAAGAACAAGAAAGGATCCGAACTGTGGCTGGGTGTAGACGCCCTCGGCCTCAACATATATGACCAGACGGACAA GATGACTCCAAAGATTGGCTTTCCATGGAGTGAAATTCGAAACATCTCCTTTAATGACAAGAAATTTGTCATCAAGCCTATCGACAAGAAAGCCCCG GACTTTGTGTTTTACGCTCCACGGCTGCGCATCAACAAACGAATCCTGGCCCTGTGCATGGGCAACCACGACCTGtatatgaggaggaggaagccggACACCATCGAGGTCCAGCAGATGAAGGCCCAGGccaaggaggagaagaacaaaCGGCAAATGGAGAG GGCTCTGCTTgcgaaggagaaaaaaaagcgTGAGAACGCAGAGAAGGAAACTGAGAAGATTGCCCGGGAGACCATGGAGTTAAtggagagactgagacagattGAGGAGCAGACAAAGAGAGCTCAGGACG agctggaggagcagactCGCAGGGCcctggagttggagaaggagagaaagattgCCCAGGAGGAGGCTGAGCGTCTCGACAAGGACCGCAAGGAAGCGGTGGAGGCCAAGGCAGCGCTGATGAACCAGTCGGAGCAGCAGCTGAAGAACCAGGAGAATCTG GCCACGGAGCTGGCAGAGCTTACCTCTAAGATATCCAAGCTGGAGGATGCCAAGAAAAAAAAGGACGAAGAGGCAAAGCGGTGGCAGACAAGG GCAATGGCCGTGGAGGGTGACCTTGAACGAACCGAAGTGGATCTGAAGAGCAAACTCATGGGTGTCCACATCCAAGCCTCGGTGCACAGCCACATGCACGAGCACGACGAGACGGACGAGAGCAGCGCGGAGGCTAGCGCCGAGCTAACCTCCCCGGACATGGTGCGGGAccgcagcgaggaggagagagtcaCCGAGGCCCAAAAGAACAAGATGCTGCGCAAGAATCTCAAG TTCTTGAGCACTGAGTTGGCCTGCGCCGTAGACGAGAGTAAGAAGACCCCGAACGACCTGATCCACGCGGCGAATGTCAAGGCGGGTCGAGACAAATACAAGACCCTCCGTCAGATCCGACAGGGCAACACGAAGCAGCGCATTGATGAGTTCGAGTCCATGTGA
- the LOC132466372 gene encoding moesin-like isoform X1, producing MVHLKQVYNPYRHHKHFHMTLQRKGHFGNLFRSGIEDKSYTMSISPPTSCDWMLLVEQKNINVRVTTMDAELEFAILHSTTGKQLFDQIVKTIGLRETWFFGLQFQDTKGFSTWLKLNKRVTAQDVKRENPLLIKFRGKFYPEDVADELIQETTQRLFFLQVKESILNDDIYCPPETAVLLASYAVQTKHGDYRKDYHIPGYLAKEKLLPQRVLEQHKLNNSQWEERIQVWHQEHKGMLREDGMVEYLKIAQDLEMYGVNYFNIKNKKGSELWLGVDALGLNIYDQTDKMTPKIGFPWSEIRNISFNDKKFVIKPIDKKAPDFVFYAPRLRINKRILALCMGNHDLYMRRRKPDTIEVQQMKAQAKEEKNKRQMERALLAKEKKKRENAEKETEKIARETMELMERLRQIEEQTKRAQDELEEQTRRALELEKERKIAQEEAERLDKDRKEAVEAKAALMNQSEQQLKNQENLATELAELTSKISKLEDAKKKKDEEAKRWQTRAMAVEGDLERTEVDLKSKLMGVHIQASVHSHMHEHDETDESSAEASAELTSPDMVRDRSEEERVTEAQKNKMLRKNLKFLSTELACAVDESKKTPNDLIHAANVKAGRDKYKTLRQIRQGNTKQRIDEFESM from the exons ATGGTCCATTTGAAACAAGTCTATAATCCTTACAGGCATCACAAGCACTTTCATATGACTCTGCAGCGTAAAGGCCACTTTGGAAACCTGTTTAGGTCAGGTATAGAAGATAAAAGCTATACAATGTCGATT TCCCCACCAACCTCTTGCGATTGGATGCTCCTGGTTGAACAGAAGAAT ATAAATGTTCGCGTTACGACCATGGACGCCGAGCTGGAGTTCGCTATCCTGCACAGCACTACCGGCAAGCAACTCTTTgaccag ATAGTGAAAACAATCGGGTTGAGAGAGACCTGGTTCTTCGGCCTTCAGTTCCAGGATACTAAAGGATTCTCCACCTGGCTGAAACTCAACAAGCGG GTAACTGCACAGGATGTAAAGCGGGAAAACCCCCTGTTGATCAAGTTCAGAGGCAAGTTTTACCCGGAAGACGTCGCCGACGAGCTAATTCAGGAGACCACGCAGCGACTCTTCTTCCTGCAG GTTAAAGAAAGCATTCTGAATGATGACATCTACTGCCCACCGGAGACCGCAGTGCTGCTTGCCTCTTACGCGGTTCAAACCAAACATGGGGATTACAGAAAGGACTATCACATCCCAGGATACCTGGCAAAAGAGAAGCTTCTGCCGCAGAG GGTTTTGGAGCAACACAAGCTCAACAACAGTCAGTGGGAGGAACGGATCCAGGTCTGGCACCAGGAACACAAGGGCATGCTGAG AGAAGATGGCATGGTGGAATATCTGAAGATCGCCCAGGACCTTGAGATGTACGGGGTCAACTACTTCAACATCAAGAACAAGAAAGGATCCGAACTGTGGCTGGGTGTAGACGCCCTCGGCCTCAACATATATGACCAGACGGACAA GATGACTCCAAAGATTGGCTTTCCATGGAGTGAAATTCGAAACATCTCCTTTAATGACAAGAAATTTGTCATCAAGCCTATCGACAAGAAAGCCCCG GACTTTGTGTTTTACGCTCCACGGCTGCGCATCAACAAACGAATCCTGGCCCTGTGCATGGGCAACCACGACCTGtatatgaggaggaggaagccggACACCATCGAGGTCCAGCAGATGAAGGCCCAGGccaaggaggagaagaacaaaCGGCAAATGGAGAG GGCTCTGCTTgcgaaggagaaaaaaaagcgTGAGAACGCAGAGAAGGAAACTGAGAAGATTGCCCGGGAGACCATGGAGTTAAtggagagactgagacagattGAGGAGCAGACAAAGAGAGCTCAGGACG agctggaggagcagactCGCAGGGCcctggagttggagaaggagagaaagattgCCCAGGAGGAGGCTGAGCGTCTCGACAAGGACCGCAAGGAAGCGGTGGAGGCCAAGGCAGCGCTGATGAACCAGTCGGAGCAGCAGCTGAAGAACCAGGAGAATCTG GCCACGGAGCTGGCAGAGCTTACCTCTAAGATATCCAAGCTGGAGGATGCCAAGAAAAAAAAGGACGAAGAGGCAAAGCGGTGGCAGACAAGG GCAATGGCCGTGGAGGGTGACCTTGAACGAACCGAAGTGGATCTGAAGAGCAAACTCATGGGTGTCCACATCCAAGCCTCGGTGCACAGCCACATGCACGAGCACGACGAGACGGACGAGAGCAGCGCGGAGGCTAGCGCCGAGCTAACCTCCCCGGACATGGTGCGGGAccgcagcgaggaggagagagtcaCCGAGGCCCAAAAGAACAAGATGCTGCGCAAGAATCTCAAG TTCTTGAGCACTGAGTTGGCCTGCGCCGTAGACGAGAGTAAGAAGACCCCGAACGACCTGATCCACGCGGCGAATGTCAAGGCGGGTCGAGACAAATACAAGACCCTCCGTCAGATCCGACAGGGCAACACGAAGCAGCGCATTGATGAGTTCGAGTCCATGTGA
- the LOC132466372 gene encoding moesin-like isoform X2: protein MVHLKQVYNPYRHHKHFHMTLQRKGHFGNLFRSGIEDKSYTMSIINVRVTTMDAELEFAILHSTTGKQLFDQIVKTIGLRETWFFGLQFQDTKGFSTWLKLNKRVTAQDVKRENPLLIKFRGKFYPEDVADELIQETTQRLFFLQVKESILNDDIYCPPETAVLLASYAVQTKHGDYRKDYHIPGYLAKEKLLPQRVLEQHKLNNSQWEERIQVWHQEHKGMLREDGMVEYLKIAQDLEMYGVNYFNIKNKKGSELWLGVDALGLNIYDQTDKMTPKIGFPWSEIRNISFNDKKFVIKPIDKKAPDFVFYAPRLRINKRILALCMGNHDLYMRRRKPDTIEVQQMKAQAKEEKNKRQMERALLAKEKKKRENAEKETEKIARETMELMERLRQIEEQTKRAQDELEEQTRRALELEKERKIAQEEAERLDKDRKEAVEAKAALMNQSEQQLKNQENLATELAELTSKISKLEDAKKKKDEEAKRWQTRAMAVEGDLERTEVDLKSKLMGVHIQASVHSHMHEHDETDESSAEASAELTSPDMVRDRSEEERVTEAQKNKMLRKNLKFLSTELACAVDESKKTPNDLIHAANVKAGRDKYKTLRQIRQGNTKQRIDEFESM, encoded by the exons ATGGTCCATTTGAAACAAGTCTATAATCCTTACAGGCATCACAAGCACTTTCATATGACTCTGCAGCGTAAAGGCCACTTTGGAAACCTGTTTAGGTCAGGTATAGAAGATAAAAGCTATACAATGTCGATT ATAAATGTTCGCGTTACGACCATGGACGCCGAGCTGGAGTTCGCTATCCTGCACAGCACTACCGGCAAGCAACTCTTTgaccag ATAGTGAAAACAATCGGGTTGAGAGAGACCTGGTTCTTCGGCCTTCAGTTCCAGGATACTAAAGGATTCTCCACCTGGCTGAAACTCAACAAGCGG GTAACTGCACAGGATGTAAAGCGGGAAAACCCCCTGTTGATCAAGTTCAGAGGCAAGTTTTACCCGGAAGACGTCGCCGACGAGCTAATTCAGGAGACCACGCAGCGACTCTTCTTCCTGCAG GTTAAAGAAAGCATTCTGAATGATGACATCTACTGCCCACCGGAGACCGCAGTGCTGCTTGCCTCTTACGCGGTTCAAACCAAACATGGGGATTACAGAAAGGACTATCACATCCCAGGATACCTGGCAAAAGAGAAGCTTCTGCCGCAGAG GGTTTTGGAGCAACACAAGCTCAACAACAGTCAGTGGGAGGAACGGATCCAGGTCTGGCACCAGGAACACAAGGGCATGCTGAG AGAAGATGGCATGGTGGAATATCTGAAGATCGCCCAGGACCTTGAGATGTACGGGGTCAACTACTTCAACATCAAGAACAAGAAAGGATCCGAACTGTGGCTGGGTGTAGACGCCCTCGGCCTCAACATATATGACCAGACGGACAA GATGACTCCAAAGATTGGCTTTCCATGGAGTGAAATTCGAAACATCTCCTTTAATGACAAGAAATTTGTCATCAAGCCTATCGACAAGAAAGCCCCG GACTTTGTGTTTTACGCTCCACGGCTGCGCATCAACAAACGAATCCTGGCCCTGTGCATGGGCAACCACGACCTGtatatgaggaggaggaagccggACACCATCGAGGTCCAGCAGATGAAGGCCCAGGccaaggaggagaagaacaaaCGGCAAATGGAGAG GGCTCTGCTTgcgaaggagaaaaaaaagcgTGAGAACGCAGAGAAGGAAACTGAGAAGATTGCCCGGGAGACCATGGAGTTAAtggagagactgagacagattGAGGAGCAGACAAAGAGAGCTCAGGACG agctggaggagcagactCGCAGGGCcctggagttggagaaggagagaaagattgCCCAGGAGGAGGCTGAGCGTCTCGACAAGGACCGCAAGGAAGCGGTGGAGGCCAAGGCAGCGCTGATGAACCAGTCGGAGCAGCAGCTGAAGAACCAGGAGAATCTG GCCACGGAGCTGGCAGAGCTTACCTCTAAGATATCCAAGCTGGAGGATGCCAAGAAAAAAAAGGACGAAGAGGCAAAGCGGTGGCAGACAAGG GCAATGGCCGTGGAGGGTGACCTTGAACGAACCGAAGTGGATCTGAAGAGCAAACTCATGGGTGTCCACATCCAAGCCTCGGTGCACAGCCACATGCACGAGCACGACGAGACGGACGAGAGCAGCGCGGAGGCTAGCGCCGAGCTAACCTCCCCGGACATGGTGCGGGAccgcagcgaggaggagagagtcaCCGAGGCCCAAAAGAACAAGATGCTGCGCAAGAATCTCAAG TTCTTGAGCACTGAGTTGGCCTGCGCCGTAGACGAGAGTAAGAAGACCCCGAACGACCTGATCCACGCGGCGAATGTCAAGGCGGGTCGAGACAAATACAAGACCCTCCGTCAGATCCGACAGGGCAACACGAAGCAGCGCATTGATGAGTTCGAGTCCATGTGA